The following are encoded together in the Thunnus maccoyii chromosome 18, fThuMac1.1, whole genome shotgun sequence genome:
- the LOC121884624 gene encoding fibroin heavy chain isoform X4, whose product MTACFKRCHVCSIYKNPGKTVLLSSLVSSIMLVPALLQTSLILWLAQQTLQGGVKPQSVAWGRMLPARGVGIGVKPGAGALGALGSRYGSKAMKTGIGRYPAAQPGAGGYRALGVGGRTSLKQGGYVPQGANGASLGLGAGLPNGLGMGLGQGGKRVYGAGVGTLPGYGTVPGMGQPAARSGVSAADLGQAVQDLKTAKSRTLGSLFLGPEMPDMRRSSIIGHTAPELQKETGFRPDVLSPGTQVKSLDPLVKSPSLGPTTFLDKISRSLGRPVPPARGGEIYGLTFSQRKSTASHGATMATGGARQQHPVDEDNIRNLGSSRDYDSSIQKSQQARNYGSTRDLSDASEIEKYRELLASEAQRAQGLAPQPRIGKDGKHLGLATPQAQGEETYRLSQSQDTRTYIFSLPPPSQRSRIYLSAGADGQGIENLELAGKYPNSLKISGTVVAENHNQASANPQMQRVESDVPVIPGASGTKNLASAGGQEGKGLFQAEHDGREPKALDIPEQTGRSTQGTSYNGGVGTYPGAGLGPGGYGPGLGQGAYLGGAAGKLGAAALGQGGYPHGVAGKSNGYGDGAATGYLGPMAANGYGYPNGNGNGNGNGYGDGYGAGHGYPSELADVAENKAGKSQGAYAGQPQAAYGPLGAGLESPAGKYGGGAAQVPYGGAPVIPTGLEGDVGYPYGAQHLGPVGESAKASNKNGAGAGYGVHQTGYGAQLGATQDVLGEPVGKYGGANGNGYKG is encoded by the exons GTGTTGGCATTGGAGTAAAACCTGGAG CAGGTGCCCTTGGAGCACTGGGGAGCCGATATGGCAGCAAAGCAATGAAGACTGGAA TTGGACGTTATCCAGCGGCTCAGCCTGGTGCTG GGGGTTACAGAGCTCTCGGAGTAGGAGGTAGAACAAGCCTGAAGCAAGGTGGATATGTCCCCCAGGGAGCCAACG GCGCCAGTCTGGGATTGGGGGCTGGACTTCCAAATGGACTGGGAATGGGTTTGGGCCAGGGAGGGAAACGTG TTTATGGCGCCGGCGTTGGCACTCTGCCAG GATATGGGACTGTACCCGGCATGGGCCAACCCGCAGCCCGATCAG gtgtgtctgcagcagACTTGGGCCAGGCTGTTCAAGATCTGAAGACAGCAAAAAGCAGAACACTTGGTTCCTTGTTCCTTGGACCTGAAATGCCCGACATGAGGAGAAGCAGTATAATCGGTCACACTGCTCCTGAATTACAGAAAGAAACTGGCTTCAGACCTGATGTACTGTCACCTGGAACACAGGTCAAAAGCCTTGATCCACTAGTAAAGTCACCGAGTCTTGGACCTACGACATTTCTTGATAAGATAAGTAGAAGTCTTGGTCGGCCCGTTCCACCAGCACGAGGAGGAGAAATTTATGGGCTTACATTCTCACAAAGAAAGAGCACCGCAAGCCATGGAGCCACAATGGCCACTGGAGGTGCACGACAGCAACACCCTGTTGATGAAGACAACATCAGAAATCTGGGTTCCTCCAGAGACTACGATTCATCTATTCAAAAAAGTCAGCAAGCCAGAAACTATGGATCCACTAGAGATTTGTCAGATGCatcagaaatagaaaaataccGTGAGCTGTTGGCTTCAGAAGCACAGAGGGCTCAAGGTTTAGCGCCTCAGCCTCGTATTGGTAAAGACGGCAAACATCTCGGTCTTGCAACTCCTCAAGCACAAGGAGAGGAAACATATCGACTTTCACAAAGTCAAGATACCAGAACCTATAtattctctcttcctccaccgAGTCAGAGATCCAGAATATATTTATCTGCTGGAGCAGACGGGCAGGGTATTGAAAACCTTGAGCTTGCAGGTAAATACCCAAACAGCCTTAAAATCAGTGGGACTGTAGTTGCAGAAAACCATAATCAGGCTTCTGCAAATCCTCAAATGCAAAGAGTGGAGAGCGATGTACCGGTGATCCCAGGTGCAAGTGGAACCAAAAATTTAGCTTCAGCAGGAGGGCAAGAAGGAAAAGGCCTTTTCCAAGCTGAACATGATGGCAGAGAGCCAAAAGCTCTCGATATCCCAGAGCAGACTGGGAGGAGTACCCAGGGAACAA GCTATAACGGTGGAGTGGGAACCTATCCTGGAGCAGGCCTGGGCCCTGGAGGCTACGGTCCAG GTTTGGGACAGGGAGCGTACCTGGGTGGCGCAGCTGGAAAACTTGGAG CTGCTGCTCTTGGACAGGGAGGGTATCCACATGGCGTTGCAGGGAAGTCAAACG GCTATGGTGATGGAGCAGCAACAGGATACCTCGGTCCAATGGCGGCCAATGGCTACG GTTACCCAAATGGGAATGGGAATGGAAATGGGAATGGTTATGGCGATGGCTATGGAGCTG GGCATGGTTACCCTTCAGAGTTAGCTGATGTTGCTGAGAACAAAGCAGGGAAGAGTCAAG GAGCCTACGCCGGACAGCCCCAGGCAGCGTATG GACCACTTGGTGCAGGACTGGAATCGCCCGCCGGTAAATATG gaggaggagctgctcAGGTTCCTTATGGTGGAGCTCCAGTGATTCCCACTGGACTGGAGG GTGACGTCGGCTACCCGTACGGCGCTCAACACCTCGGCCCCGTCGGTGAAAGCGCCAAAGCCTCAAACAAAAATG gAGCCGGAGCAGGATACGGAGTTCATCAAACAG GTTACGGCGCACAGCTAGGAGCAACTCAAGATGTCTTGG GAGAACCAGTTGGCAAATATGGCGGCGCTAATGGAAATGGATACAAAG GCTAA
- the LOC121884624 gene encoding fibroin heavy chain isoform X1 — protein MLVPALLQTSLILWLAQQTLQGGVKPQSVAWGRMLPARGVGIGVKPGAGALGALGSRYGSKAMKTGIGRYPAAQPGAGGYRALGVGGRTSLKQGGYVPQGANGASLGLGAGLPNGLGMGLGQGGKRVYGAGVGTLPGYGTVPGMGQPAARSGVSAADLGQAVQDLKTAKSRTLGSLFLGPEMPDMRRSSIIGHTAPELQKETGFRPDVLSPGTQVKSLDPLVKSPSLGPTTFLDKISRSLGRPVPPARGGEIYGLTFSQRKSTASHGATMATGGARQQHPVDEDNIRNLGSSRDYDSSIQKSQQARNYGSTRDLSDASEIEKYRELLASEAQRAQGLAPQPRIGKDGKHLGLATPQAQGEETYRLSQSQDTRTYIFSLPPPSQRSRIYLSAGADGQGIENLELAGKYPNSLKISGTVVAENHNQASANPQMQRVESDVPVIPGASGTKNLASAGGQEGKGLFQAEHDGREPKALDIPEQTGRSTQGTSYNGGVGTYPGAGLGPGGYGPGLGQGAYLGGAAGKLGAAALGQGGYPHGVAGKSNGYGDGAATGYLGPMAANGYGYPNGNGNGNGNGYGDGYGAGAYAGQPQAAYGPLGAGLESPAGKYGGGAAQVPYGGAPVIPTGLEGDVGYPYGAQHLGPVGESAKASNKNGAGAGYGVHQTGYGAQLGATQDVLGEPVGKYGGANGNGYKG, from the exons GTGTTGGCATTGGAGTAAAACCTGGAG CAGGTGCCCTTGGAGCACTGGGGAGCCGATATGGCAGCAAAGCAATGAAGACTGGAA TTGGACGTTATCCAGCGGCTCAGCCTGGTGCTG GGGGTTACAGAGCTCTCGGAGTAGGAGGTAGAACAAGCCTGAAGCAAGGTGGATATGTCCCCCAGGGAGCCAACG GCGCCAGTCTGGGATTGGGGGCTGGACTTCCAAATGGACTGGGAATGGGTTTGGGCCAGGGAGGGAAACGTG TTTATGGCGCCGGCGTTGGCACTCTGCCAG GATATGGGACTGTACCCGGCATGGGCCAACCCGCAGCCCGATCAG gtgtgtctgcagcagACTTGGGCCAGGCTGTTCAAGATCTGAAGACAGCAAAAAGCAGAACACTTGGTTCCTTGTTCCTTGGACCTGAAATGCCCGACATGAGGAGAAGCAGTATAATCGGTCACACTGCTCCTGAATTACAGAAAGAAACTGGCTTCAGACCTGATGTACTGTCACCTGGAACACAGGTCAAAAGCCTTGATCCACTAGTAAAGTCACCGAGTCTTGGACCTACGACATTTCTTGATAAGATAAGTAGAAGTCTTGGTCGGCCCGTTCCACCAGCACGAGGAGGAGAAATTTATGGGCTTACATTCTCACAAAGAAAGAGCACCGCAAGCCATGGAGCCACAATGGCCACTGGAGGTGCACGACAGCAACACCCTGTTGATGAAGACAACATCAGAAATCTGGGTTCCTCCAGAGACTACGATTCATCTATTCAAAAAAGTCAGCAAGCCAGAAACTATGGATCCACTAGAGATTTGTCAGATGCatcagaaatagaaaaataccGTGAGCTGTTGGCTTCAGAAGCACAGAGGGCTCAAGGTTTAGCGCCTCAGCCTCGTATTGGTAAAGACGGCAAACATCTCGGTCTTGCAACTCCTCAAGCACAAGGAGAGGAAACATATCGACTTTCACAAAGTCAAGATACCAGAACCTATAtattctctcttcctccaccgAGTCAGAGATCCAGAATATATTTATCTGCTGGAGCAGACGGGCAGGGTATTGAAAACCTTGAGCTTGCAGGTAAATACCCAAACAGCCTTAAAATCAGTGGGACTGTAGTTGCAGAAAACCATAATCAGGCTTCTGCAAATCCTCAAATGCAAAGAGTGGAGAGCGATGTACCGGTGATCCCAGGTGCAAGTGGAACCAAAAATTTAGCTTCAGCAGGAGGGCAAGAAGGAAAAGGCCTTTTCCAAGCTGAACATGATGGCAGAGAGCCAAAAGCTCTCGATATCCCAGAGCAGACTGGGAGGAGTACCCAGGGAACAA GCTATAACGGTGGAGTGGGAACCTATCCTGGAGCAGGCCTGGGCCCTGGAGGCTACGGTCCAG GTTTGGGACAGGGAGCGTACCTGGGTGGCGCAGCTGGAAAACTTGGAG CTGCTGCTCTTGGACAGGGAGGGTATCCACATGGCGTTGCAGGGAAGTCAAACG GCTATGGTGATGGAGCAGCAACAGGATACCTCGGTCCAATGGCGGCCAATGGCTACG GTTACCCAAATGGGAATGGGAATGGAAATGGGAATGGTTATGGCGATGGCTATGGAGCTG GAGCCTACGCCGGACAGCCCCAGGCAGCGTATG GACCACTTGGTGCAGGACTGGAATCGCCCGCCGGTAAATATG gaggaggagctgctcAGGTTCCTTATGGTGGAGCTCCAGTGATTCCCACTGGACTGGAGG GTGACGTCGGCTACCCGTACGGCGCTCAACACCTCGGCCCCGTCGGTGAAAGCGCCAAAGCCTCAAACAAAAATG gAGCCGGAGCAGGATACGGAGTTCATCAAACAG GTTACGGCGCACAGCTAGGAGCAACTCAAGATGTCTTGG GAGAACCAGTTGGCAAATATGGCGGCGCTAATGGAAATGGATACAAAG GCTAA
- the LOC121884624 gene encoding fibroin heavy chain isoform X3: protein MHHISSNWRCHVCSIYKNPGKTVLLSSLVSSIMLVPALLQTSLILWLAQQTLQGGVKPQSVAWGRMLPARGVGIGVKPGAGALGALGSRYGSKAMKTGIGRYPAAQPGAGGYRALGVGGRTSLKQGGYVPQGANGASLGLGAGLPNGLGMGLGQGGKRVYGAGVGTLPGYGTVPGMGQPAARSGVSAADLGQAVQDLKTAKSRTLGSLFLGPEMPDMRRSSIIGHTAPELQKETGFRPDVLSPGTQVKSLDPLVKSPSLGPTTFLDKISRSLGRPVPPARGGEIYGLTFSQRKSTASHGATMATGGARQQHPVDEDNIRNLGSSRDYDSSIQKSQQARNYGSTRDLSDASEIEKYRELLASEAQRAQGLAPQPRIGKDGKHLGLATPQAQGEETYRLSQSQDTRTYIFSLPPPSQRSRIYLSAGADGQGIENLELAGKYPNSLKISGTVVAENHNQASANPQMQRVESDVPVIPGASGTKNLASAGGQEGKGLFQAEHDGREPKALDIPEQTGRSTQGTSYNGGVGTYPGAGLGPGGYGPGLGQGAYLGGAAGKLGAAALGQGGYPHGVAGKSNGYGDGAATGYLGPMAANGYGYPNGNGNGNGNGYGDGYGAGHGYPSELADVAENKAGKSQGAYAGQPQAAYGPLGAGLESPAGKYGGGAAQVPYGGAPVIPTGLEGDVGYPYGAQHLGPVGESAKASNKNGAGAGYGVHQTGYGAQLGATQDVLGEPVGKYGGANGNGYKG, encoded by the exons GTGTTGGCATTGGAGTAAAACCTGGAG CAGGTGCCCTTGGAGCACTGGGGAGCCGATATGGCAGCAAAGCAATGAAGACTGGAA TTGGACGTTATCCAGCGGCTCAGCCTGGTGCTG GGGGTTACAGAGCTCTCGGAGTAGGAGGTAGAACAAGCCTGAAGCAAGGTGGATATGTCCCCCAGGGAGCCAACG GCGCCAGTCTGGGATTGGGGGCTGGACTTCCAAATGGACTGGGAATGGGTTTGGGCCAGGGAGGGAAACGTG TTTATGGCGCCGGCGTTGGCACTCTGCCAG GATATGGGACTGTACCCGGCATGGGCCAACCCGCAGCCCGATCAG gtgtgtctgcagcagACTTGGGCCAGGCTGTTCAAGATCTGAAGACAGCAAAAAGCAGAACACTTGGTTCCTTGTTCCTTGGACCTGAAATGCCCGACATGAGGAGAAGCAGTATAATCGGTCACACTGCTCCTGAATTACAGAAAGAAACTGGCTTCAGACCTGATGTACTGTCACCTGGAACACAGGTCAAAAGCCTTGATCCACTAGTAAAGTCACCGAGTCTTGGACCTACGACATTTCTTGATAAGATAAGTAGAAGTCTTGGTCGGCCCGTTCCACCAGCACGAGGAGGAGAAATTTATGGGCTTACATTCTCACAAAGAAAGAGCACCGCAAGCCATGGAGCCACAATGGCCACTGGAGGTGCACGACAGCAACACCCTGTTGATGAAGACAACATCAGAAATCTGGGTTCCTCCAGAGACTACGATTCATCTATTCAAAAAAGTCAGCAAGCCAGAAACTATGGATCCACTAGAGATTTGTCAGATGCatcagaaatagaaaaataccGTGAGCTGTTGGCTTCAGAAGCACAGAGGGCTCAAGGTTTAGCGCCTCAGCCTCGTATTGGTAAAGACGGCAAACATCTCGGTCTTGCAACTCCTCAAGCACAAGGAGAGGAAACATATCGACTTTCACAAAGTCAAGATACCAGAACCTATAtattctctcttcctccaccgAGTCAGAGATCCAGAATATATTTATCTGCTGGAGCAGACGGGCAGGGTATTGAAAACCTTGAGCTTGCAGGTAAATACCCAAACAGCCTTAAAATCAGTGGGACTGTAGTTGCAGAAAACCATAATCAGGCTTCTGCAAATCCTCAAATGCAAAGAGTGGAGAGCGATGTACCGGTGATCCCAGGTGCAAGTGGAACCAAAAATTTAGCTTCAGCAGGAGGGCAAGAAGGAAAAGGCCTTTTCCAAGCTGAACATGATGGCAGAGAGCCAAAAGCTCTCGATATCCCAGAGCAGACTGGGAGGAGTACCCAGGGAACAA GCTATAACGGTGGAGTGGGAACCTATCCTGGAGCAGGCCTGGGCCCTGGAGGCTACGGTCCAG GTTTGGGACAGGGAGCGTACCTGGGTGGCGCAGCTGGAAAACTTGGAG CTGCTGCTCTTGGACAGGGAGGGTATCCACATGGCGTTGCAGGGAAGTCAAACG GCTATGGTGATGGAGCAGCAACAGGATACCTCGGTCCAATGGCGGCCAATGGCTACG GTTACCCAAATGGGAATGGGAATGGAAATGGGAATGGTTATGGCGATGGCTATGGAGCTG GGCATGGTTACCCTTCAGAGTTAGCTGATGTTGCTGAGAACAAAGCAGGGAAGAGTCAAG GAGCCTACGCCGGACAGCCCCAGGCAGCGTATG GACCACTTGGTGCAGGACTGGAATCGCCCGCCGGTAAATATG gaggaggagctgctcAGGTTCCTTATGGTGGAGCTCCAGTGATTCCCACTGGACTGGAGG GTGACGTCGGCTACCCGTACGGCGCTCAACACCTCGGCCCCGTCGGTGAAAGCGCCAAAGCCTCAAACAAAAATG gAGCCGGAGCAGGATACGGAGTTCATCAAACAG GTTACGGCGCACAGCTAGGAGCAACTCAAGATGTCTTGG GAGAACCAGTTGGCAAATATGGCGGCGCTAATGGAAATGGATACAAAG GCTAA
- the LOC121884624 gene encoding fibroin heavy chain isoform X6, giving the protein MLPARGVGIGVKPGAGALGALGSRYGSKAMKTGIGRYPAAQPGAGGYRALGVGGRTSLKQGGYVPQGANGASLGLGAGLPNGLGMGLGQGGKRVYGAGVGTLPGYGTVPGMGQPAARSGVSAADLGQAVQDLKTAKSRTLGSLFLGPEMPDMRRSSIIGHTAPELQKETGFRPDVLSPGTQVKSLDPLVKSPSLGPTTFLDKISRSLGRPVPPARGGEIYGLTFSQRKSTASHGATMATGGARQQHPVDEDNIRNLGSSRDYDSSIQKSQQARNYGSTRDLSDASEIEKYRELLASEAQRAQGLAPQPRIGKDGKHLGLATPQAQGEETYRLSQSQDTRTYIFSLPPPSQRSRIYLSAGADGQGIENLELAGKYPNSLKISGTVVAENHNQASANPQMQRVESDVPVIPGASGTKNLASAGGQEGKGLFQAEHDGREPKALDIPEQTGRSTQGTSYNGGVGTYPGAGLGPGGYGPGLGQGAYLGGAAGKLGAAALGQGGYPHGVAGKSNGYGDGAATGYLGPMAANGYGYPNGNGNGNGNGYGDGYGAGHGYPSELADVAENKAGKSQGAYAGQPQAAYGPLGAGLESPAGKYGGGAAQVPYGGAPVIPTGLEGDVGYPYGAQHLGPVGESAKASNKNGAGAGYGVHQTGYGAQLGATQDVLGEPVGKYGGANGNGYKG; this is encoded by the exons GTGTTGGCATTGGAGTAAAACCTGGAG CAGGTGCCCTTGGAGCACTGGGGAGCCGATATGGCAGCAAAGCAATGAAGACTGGAA TTGGACGTTATCCAGCGGCTCAGCCTGGTGCTG GGGGTTACAGAGCTCTCGGAGTAGGAGGTAGAACAAGCCTGAAGCAAGGTGGATATGTCCCCCAGGGAGCCAACG GCGCCAGTCTGGGATTGGGGGCTGGACTTCCAAATGGACTGGGAATGGGTTTGGGCCAGGGAGGGAAACGTG TTTATGGCGCCGGCGTTGGCACTCTGCCAG GATATGGGACTGTACCCGGCATGGGCCAACCCGCAGCCCGATCAG gtgtgtctgcagcagACTTGGGCCAGGCTGTTCAAGATCTGAAGACAGCAAAAAGCAGAACACTTGGTTCCTTGTTCCTTGGACCTGAAATGCCCGACATGAGGAGAAGCAGTATAATCGGTCACACTGCTCCTGAATTACAGAAAGAAACTGGCTTCAGACCTGATGTACTGTCACCTGGAACACAGGTCAAAAGCCTTGATCCACTAGTAAAGTCACCGAGTCTTGGACCTACGACATTTCTTGATAAGATAAGTAGAAGTCTTGGTCGGCCCGTTCCACCAGCACGAGGAGGAGAAATTTATGGGCTTACATTCTCACAAAGAAAGAGCACCGCAAGCCATGGAGCCACAATGGCCACTGGAGGTGCACGACAGCAACACCCTGTTGATGAAGACAACATCAGAAATCTGGGTTCCTCCAGAGACTACGATTCATCTATTCAAAAAAGTCAGCAAGCCAGAAACTATGGATCCACTAGAGATTTGTCAGATGCatcagaaatagaaaaataccGTGAGCTGTTGGCTTCAGAAGCACAGAGGGCTCAAGGTTTAGCGCCTCAGCCTCGTATTGGTAAAGACGGCAAACATCTCGGTCTTGCAACTCCTCAAGCACAAGGAGAGGAAACATATCGACTTTCACAAAGTCAAGATACCAGAACCTATAtattctctcttcctccaccgAGTCAGAGATCCAGAATATATTTATCTGCTGGAGCAGACGGGCAGGGTATTGAAAACCTTGAGCTTGCAGGTAAATACCCAAACAGCCTTAAAATCAGTGGGACTGTAGTTGCAGAAAACCATAATCAGGCTTCTGCAAATCCTCAAATGCAAAGAGTGGAGAGCGATGTACCGGTGATCCCAGGTGCAAGTGGAACCAAAAATTTAGCTTCAGCAGGAGGGCAAGAAGGAAAAGGCCTTTTCCAAGCTGAACATGATGGCAGAGAGCCAAAAGCTCTCGATATCCCAGAGCAGACTGGGAGGAGTACCCAGGGAACAA GCTATAACGGTGGAGTGGGAACCTATCCTGGAGCAGGCCTGGGCCCTGGAGGCTACGGTCCAG GTTTGGGACAGGGAGCGTACCTGGGTGGCGCAGCTGGAAAACTTGGAG CTGCTGCTCTTGGACAGGGAGGGTATCCACATGGCGTTGCAGGGAAGTCAAACG GCTATGGTGATGGAGCAGCAACAGGATACCTCGGTCCAATGGCGGCCAATGGCTACG GTTACCCAAATGGGAATGGGAATGGAAATGGGAATGGTTATGGCGATGGCTATGGAGCTG GGCATGGTTACCCTTCAGAGTTAGCTGATGTTGCTGAGAACAAAGCAGGGAAGAGTCAAG GAGCCTACGCCGGACAGCCCCAGGCAGCGTATG GACCACTTGGTGCAGGACTGGAATCGCCCGCCGGTAAATATG gaggaggagctgctcAGGTTCCTTATGGTGGAGCTCCAGTGATTCCCACTGGACTGGAGG GTGACGTCGGCTACCCGTACGGCGCTCAACACCTCGGCCCCGTCGGTGAAAGCGCCAAAGCCTCAAACAAAAATG gAGCCGGAGCAGGATACGGAGTTCATCAAACAG GTTACGGCGCACAGCTAGGAGCAACTCAAGATGTCTTGG GAGAACCAGTTGGCAAATATGGCGGCGCTAATGGAAATGGATACAAAG GCTAA
- the LOC121884624 gene encoding glycine-rich protein DOT1 isoform X7 — protein sequence MLVPALLQTSLILWLAQQTLQGGVKPQSVAWGRMLPARGVGIGVKPGAGALGALGSRYGSKAMKTGIGRYPAAQPGAGGYRALGVGGRTSLKQGGYVPQGANGASLGLGAGLPNGLGMGLGQGGKRVYGAGVGTLPGYGTVPGMGQPAARSGYNGGVGTYPGAGLGPGGYGPGLGQGAYLGGAAGKLGAAALGQGGYPHGVAGKSNGYGDGAATGYLGPMAANGYGYPNGNGNGNGNGYGDGYGAGHGYPSELADVAENKAGKSQGAYAGQPQAAYGPLGAGLESPAGKYGGGAAQVPYGGAPVIPTGLEGDVGYPYGAQHLGPVGESAKASNKNGAGAGYGVHQTGYGAQLGATQDVLGEPVGKYGGANGNGYKG from the exons GTGTTGGCATTGGAGTAAAACCTGGAG CAGGTGCCCTTGGAGCACTGGGGAGCCGATATGGCAGCAAAGCAATGAAGACTGGAA TTGGACGTTATCCAGCGGCTCAGCCTGGTGCTG GGGGTTACAGAGCTCTCGGAGTAGGAGGTAGAACAAGCCTGAAGCAAGGTGGATATGTCCCCCAGGGAGCCAACG GCGCCAGTCTGGGATTGGGGGCTGGACTTCCAAATGGACTGGGAATGGGTTTGGGCCAGGGAGGGAAACGTG TTTATGGCGCCGGCGTTGGCACTCTGCCAG GATATGGGACTGTACCCGGCATGGGCCAACCCGCAGCCCGATCAG GCTATAACGGTGGAGTGGGAACCTATCCTGGAGCAGGCCTGGGCCCTGGAGGCTACGGTCCAG GTTTGGGACAGGGAGCGTACCTGGGTGGCGCAGCTGGAAAACTTGGAG CTGCTGCTCTTGGACAGGGAGGGTATCCACATGGCGTTGCAGGGAAGTCAAACG GCTATGGTGATGGAGCAGCAACAGGATACCTCGGTCCAATGGCGGCCAATGGCTACG GTTACCCAAATGGGAATGGGAATGGAAATGGGAATGGTTATGGCGATGGCTATGGAGCTG GGCATGGTTACCCTTCAGAGTTAGCTGATGTTGCTGAGAACAAAGCAGGGAAGAGTCAAG GAGCCTACGCCGGACAGCCCCAGGCAGCGTATG GACCACTTGGTGCAGGACTGGAATCGCCCGCCGGTAAATATG gaggaggagctgctcAGGTTCCTTATGGTGGAGCTCCAGTGATTCCCACTGGACTGGAGG GTGACGTCGGCTACCCGTACGGCGCTCAACACCTCGGCCCCGTCGGTGAAAGCGCCAAAGCCTCAAACAAAAATG gAGCCGGAGCAGGATACGGAGTTCATCAAACAG GTTACGGCGCACAGCTAGGAGCAACTCAAGATGTCTTGG GAGAACCAGTTGGCAAATATGGCGGCGCTAATGGAAATGGATACAAAG GCTAA